AACCAAAATTTGAGTTCTATACTTCAAGATTAGGAATAGGATACAAAAATATTGTTCCTTTTTACAAAAAAGAAATCAAAGAAAACAAAAATTTAGAAGTGAAAATGCTACACTTCTTTATTAATACTGGTATCAACGACAATGCATATTACTGGAACGAATTAGTAAAATGTATTAAAGTTTATGTAGCTTTGAAAAAGGAATGCCCTACTCTTGATGGTTTAAATATCGGTGGAGGGTTCCCAATCAAAAACTCATTGGCTTTTGAGTACGATTACCAATATATGATTGATGAAATTATCAATCAAATTAAAATTGCTTGTGATGAAGCTGAAGTAGATGTCCCTAATATCTTTACTGAATTTGGTTCATTTACCGTAGGTGAAAGTGGAGGTGCTATTTATCAGATTTTGTACCAAAAACAACAAAATGACAGAGAAAAATGGAACATGATCGATTCGTCTTTCATTACCACTTTACCTGACACATGGGCAATCAACAAAAGATTTATTATGCTAGCTGTAAACCGCTGGAATGATGCTTACGAACGGGTTCTATTAGGCGGACTTACTTGTGATAGTGACGATTATTACAACTCCGAGCAAAATATGAATGCTATTTATTTACCTAAATACAACAAAGAAAAACCTTTGTACATAGGCTTCTTCAATACAGGAGCGTATCAAGAAACAATTGGAGGTTATGGAGGATTACACCACTGTTTAATTCCACAACCAAAGCATATTTTAATTGATAGAGACGAAAATGGATTTTTGGCTACTGAGGTGTTTTCTCAAGAACAAACATCAGATGAAGTATTAAAGATATTAGGGTACAGTAAAAAACAATAAAAAAATTCGCAAATCACACTAAATTATTATAAAATTTACTAATTTGCATAACAACCTTTAAAGGTTTTAACCTTTAAAAACATAAAAAGAGAAAAAATGAAAGGACCAATTAGTCAGTTTATTGAGAAACATTATTTACACTTTAACTCTGCATCACTAGTAGATGCTGCAAAAGCATACGAACAACAATTGGCTAATGGTGCCAAAATGATGGTAAGTATGGCTGGTGCAATGAGTACTGCCGAAATTGGAAAGATTTTCGCCGAGATCATTCGTCAGGATAAAGTTCAAATTATTTCTTGTACAGGAGCAAATCTTGAAGAAGATATCATGAACCTAGTAGCGCACTCTCACTACGAAAGAGTACCAAACTACCGTGACTTAACTCCTCAAGATGAGTGGGATTTATTAGAAAGAGGATTAAACAGAGTTACAGATACTTGTATTCCTGAGCATGAAGCATTCCGTCGTTTGCAAAAACATATCTACAAAATATGGAAAGATGCAGATGATAAAGGTGAGCGTTATTTCCCACATGAATTCATGTACAAAATGTTACTTTCTGGAGTGTTAGAAGAATACTACGAAATTGACTTAAAAGATAGCTGGATGTATGCTGCAGCTGAGAAAAATTTACCTATTATTGTACCAGGATGGGAAGATAGCACAATGGGTAATATCTTTGCTTCATACGTAATCAAAGGTGAATTAAAAGCATCTACAATGAAATCTGGAATCGAATACATGGTTTTCTTATCAGATTGGTATCCAAAAAACAGTACTAACGGAATTGGATTTTTTCAAATCGGTGGTGGTATTGCTGGAGATTTCCCAATTTGTGTGGTACCAATGCTATACCAAGACATGGAAATGCATGATGTTCCATTTTGGAGCTATTTCTGCCAAATTTCAGATTCAACAACCAGTTACGGTTCTTATTCTGGAGCAGTTCCTAATGAAAAAATTACTTGGGGTAAATTAGATATCAAAACTCCAAAATTCATTATTGAGTCAGACGCTACCATTGTAGCACCATTAATTTTTGCATATTTATTAGATTTATAGAATAACTTTATGAAAAGAGTAATAGTTGATTACGCTAAACTTACCAATGAAATTTTAAACTTATTAGTTGAAAAATTTCCTGATGGTTATGATGATTCGGATGTTATCCGTTTTAGAAATGCTAAAAACGAATTGATAGAAGCTGTTGAAGTACGCACAGAGGACACTATTTATTTAGTGAAAATCAGTACAAAACTTGCTGATAGAATTGAAAATTACGATGAAGATGATGAAATCGACGCAGACGTTGACACAATCGAGCCAATTAAAGGTCTTGATTTAGAAGATGATGCAGACGACGAAGATGAAGACGAGAATCTGGACAAACCAGATCTTGATGGAGATGATGACGACGAAGACAATGACAAAGACATCGCCGATGAGGATGATGACGAAGATGATGAAGATTAATTAATCTGAATATTTCAAAATAAAAAAAGGAACTCGTACATGAGTTCCTTTTTTATTTAGTAAATTACCTACAAAAAAATACCGTTCGATGGATACCGCGTTATTACATACAAAACTAAAAGAAAATTTTGGATTCGAAAAATTCAGACCTAACCAAGAAGATATTATAAACACAATTCTTTCTGGTCAGGACACCTTAGCTATCATGCCTACAGGTGGTGGAAAATCAATCTGCTTTCAATTACCAGCTTTATTGTTACCCGGAATCACAATAGTCATTTCTCCTCTTATTGCTTTAATGAAGGATCAAGTTGACAGTTTAAGAGCAAACGGAATTACTGCCTGCTTTATAAACAGCAGTCAAACCGAGAAAGAACAACAATTTTACATGGAAAGTCTAAAAGACAATACCATAAAATTAGTTTATATTGCTCCAGAGAGTTTATCTTATCTTGACATACTTTTTAATCAACTAACAGTAAGCTTAATAGCAATAGATGAAGCACATTGTATCTCATCTTGGGGTCATGATTTTCGTCCAGCATATACCAATTTAGGGTATTTAAAAAATCGCTTCCCCTCTACTCCTGTTTTAGCATTAACAGCCACTGCAGATAAAGCAACTAGAACTGATATAACAAAACAGCTTAATTTAAACAACCCTAAAACGGTTGTTGCTTCTTTTGATAGAAAAAATTTAAGTCTAGAAGTTCGACCTGCTCTCGACAGAGTAAAACAAATAATAGATTTTATTGAAACTAAACCCAATGAATCTGGAATTGTGTATTGCCTAAGCAGAAAAACTACCGAAGAACTTGCCCAGAAATTAAAGAAGAAAGGAATCAATGCCAAAGCCTATCATGCGGGCTTGGATAGCAAACTGCGCTCAAAAACTCAAGACGATTTTATTAACGATGATTGTCAAATAGTTTGTGCTACAATTGCCTTTGGAATGGGAATCGATAAATCGAATGTTCGTTGGGTAATTCATTACAATTTACCAAAAAACATTGAAGGCTATTATCAAGAAATTGGAAGAGCGGGTCGAGATGGTTTACCATCGGAAACGATTCTATTCGAGAGCTACAGTGATGTCATACAATTGCAAAAATTTGCTTCGGAAGGATTAAACGCCGAAGTACAACTAGCAAAACTAGAACGAATGAAACAATATGCGGATGCTTTGAGCTGCCGTAGAAAAATATTACTTTCTTATTTTGGTGAATTAGTTAATGAAAATTGTGGTAATTGTGACATTTGTAAAAATCCACCTCGCTTTTTTGACGGAACACTCATAGCACAAAAGGCGCTTTCGGCAATTACACGCTTACAAGAAAAAGAGACATTACCAGTAATTGTAGATTTTCTTAAGGGTTCTAAAAATGCGCACATATACGAAAACGATTATCAGAATCTAAAAACTTACGGAATTGGTACCGATATTTCATGGTATGATTGGAATCAATATCTAATTCAACTAATAAATCTAGGCTATTGCGAAATTGCTTTTCATCAGCATAATAAAATTTTACTGACTCCTTTTGCAAAAAAAGTACTATTTGAAGGTGAAAAAGTAAAACTTACAACTGTTGTTAAAAAAGCTACTGAAACCATCGAAATAAAGGAAAAAGCAACCAAAACCAAGCCGAATTCTCTTTTTGAAATACTCCGTCAATTGCGATATAACATTGCAAAAGAGGAAGAAGTTCCCGCTTATGTAATTTTTAGTGATGCCGTTTTAAGACAAATGGAAACATTACGTCCAATGAGCGATGATGAACTTATAGTTATCGACGGAGTTGGAAAAGCTAAACTTGAAAAATACGGTCCTGATTTTGTAAACGCTATAATTGAGTTTCAAAAAAACAAAAAAAAGCCTCTAGCAAAATCGAAGAAAGAAAGCACAACCTATAAAGTAACACTAGAATTATTTCAAGAAGGAATATCTATTGAGGCAATTGCTAAGAAAAGAAAATTAGGTATTTCAACAATTGCATCACACTTAGCAAAGCTATACGTAGATGGACACGACATTGATTTATCTGATTACGTTTCTGATCCTGAAATTTTCAAAATTAGAAACGCACAAGTAAAACTAGAATATCCAGATACGCTAAAACCTTATTATGACTTTCTAGAAGAACAGATTTCTTATGATAAAATAAGATTAGGTCTTGCTATAATTGAGAAGAACTATTAAAAACAATAGCAAATCAGAAGATTACAAATAAGTCTAAATAATAAAAAAGCCTGTGAAATTCTATTTCACAGGCTTTTGACTTTATACTGTAGCGTATTAAAAACTACAAATATCTTTCTTGAAAAACTTTTTGGTGATGCTTTTGGTGACCAATGATAATAAAACCTAAAGCCCTAACCGATATCTGATTGTTAGAAGCTGTACCAACTCTTTTAAGCTGTTCTTCAGACAAGCTTTTATAGAATAATAAATTGGAATGTCTTACAGCAGAAAGCTCTGTCAATAAGTCTTGAAGACCTCTTGCATTTGCATTCGTATTGTCTACATAATCATTTTCTTCAAAACTTGCTAATGCTGTTTTATCATTTCTAGAAAAACGTAAAGCACGATACGCAAAAATTCGTTCCGTATCAATTACATGCTGAATAATTTCTTTGATTGTCCATTTTCCCTCAGCGTAACGATAATCGAATTTATCCATCGGGATATTTTGAACAAACCTTATAAAATCATGCAACGAAATTTCCAACTCTTCAATCAAATTTACATTGCCAGCTTCTTGGACATAAGTTTTAAATCCACCTGAATATTCATTTTCTAATAATTGTGATGCCATCATAATAATTAAATTTAAGCTGAGTTTCTACTAGCATTCGTATTTCCAAAAAGAGAACGTGTTACTATTTTCTCATATACCTTAATCAATTCTTCATCGACTTGATCTTGTTTGTTTAATTCATTAATTCTCAATAAAGCATATTGCTGTATTGTTAACAATGGCAACACAATACGCTCTCTTATTTGAATAGATGCTTTACCATCAGGATAATTCTCCATTAACTCTTTATGTCCTGCTATTTTCAATAACAAACGTTTTGTTTCCGAAAACTCATCAAAGATAATTTGCCAAAACTCTCCAAATTCAGGATCTTTTCTCATGTATGCCGTCAATGGTAAAAATGATTTTGCCAATGACATCATACTATTTTCTAACAAGGTTTTAAAGAACAATGAATTATCATATAAGTCTTGTACTTTCTCCCATTGATTTGTTTCCTCAAAATGCCTCAAAGCAGAACCAACCCCAAAGAATCCTGGTACGTTTTGTTTTAATTGACTCCAAGAACCAACAAACGGTATCGCACGCAAATCAGCAAAATCTAAATTATCTGATTTACTTCTTTTAGATGGTCGACTTCCTATGTTTGTTTTAGAGTAATATTTTAAAGTACTCATCTTCTCTAAATATGGAATGAATTTAGGATGATTCTTAAAGCTTAAATATTTTTGATATCCAAAGTCCGCTAATTGATCTAAAATATCTTTTTCATCTACAGTCAATTCATTTTTAGCCTTACTAAACACCTGATTTGTAACTCCAGCACTCAATAAATTCTCTAGATTATAACGACAAGAATCCAATGTTCCAAAATTAGAACTAATCGTTTGCCCTTGAACTGTAATCTGAATTTCGTTGTTTTCGATTTTTGGACCTAATGAAGCATAGAATTTATGTGTTTTTCCTCCTCCACGAGCAGGTGGTCCACCACGTCCGTCAAAGAAAATAGCATTAATTCCGTATTTTCTTGAAATCTCAGTAAGCGATTCTTTAGCCCTGTAAATACTCCAGTTTGCCATTAAATACCCACCATCTTTTGTACCATCAGAGAAACCTAACATTATAGTTTGTTTATTTCCTCTTTCGGCCAAATGCTTTGCATACTCTGGATTTGTATACAATTGCTCCATAATTTCATGTGCTTTTTGTAAATCATCAACAGATTCAAAAAGCGGAATGATATCAACCGTTGGACTATCCCAATTATTTAATCGGATTAAAGCAAAAGTCTCCATTACATTCAGTGCACTTTCATTATTACTGATTATGTAACGATTTGCCCCAAACTCCCCATTATTCTCCTGAATGACTTTAATAGCTTGTATAGACTCAATTGTTGATTTCGTA
The nucleotide sequence above comes from Flavobacterium branchiarum. Encoded proteins:
- a CDS encoding arginine decarboxylase, translated to MNTKYSDLINQTYYFPQEEFTLNKDNLNFHNIDLMKLVEKYGTPLKFTYLPQISNNINKAKSWFRKSMEKNKYEAKYYYCYCTKSSHFEFIMNEAFKNNIHIETSSAFDINIAENLLENGKINKNTYIICNGFKRDQYVTNIARLINNGHKNTIPIIDNYEELDLLQAEIKGKFKIGIRIAAEEEPKFEFYTSRLGIGYKNIVPFYKKEIKENKNLEVKMLHFFINTGINDNAYYWNELVKCIKVYVALKKECPTLDGLNIGGGFPIKNSLAFEYDYQYMIDEIINQIKIACDEAEVDVPNIFTEFGSFTVGESGGAIYQILYQKQQNDREKWNMIDSSFITTLPDTWAINKRFIMLAVNRWNDAYERVLLGGLTCDSDDYYNSEQNMNAIYLPKYNKEKPLYIGFFNTGAYQETIGGYGGLHHCLIPQPKHILIDRDENGFLATEVFSQEQTSDEVLKILGYSKKQ
- a CDS encoding deoxyhypusine synthase family protein, producing the protein MKGPISQFIEKHYLHFNSASLVDAAKAYEQQLANGAKMMVSMAGAMSTAEIGKIFAEIIRQDKVQIISCTGANLEEDIMNLVAHSHYERVPNYRDLTPQDEWDLLERGLNRVTDTCIPEHEAFRRLQKHIYKIWKDADDKGERYFPHEFMYKMLLSGVLEEYYEIDLKDSWMYAAAEKNLPIIVPGWEDSTMGNIFASYVIKGELKASTMKSGIEYMVFLSDWYPKNSTNGIGFFQIGGGIAGDFPICVVPMLYQDMEMHDVPFWSYFCQISDSTTSYGSYSGAVPNEKITWGKLDIKTPKFIIESDATIVAPLIFAYLLDL
- a CDS encoding DNA primase, producing MKRVIVDYAKLTNEILNLLVEKFPDGYDDSDVIRFRNAKNELIEAVEVRTEDTIYLVKISTKLADRIENYDEDDEIDADVDTIEPIKGLDLEDDADDEDEDENLDKPDLDGDDDDEDNDKDIADEDDDEDDED
- the recQ gene encoding DNA helicase RecQ, whose product is MDTALLHTKLKENFGFEKFRPNQEDIINTILSGQDTLAIMPTGGGKSICFQLPALLLPGITIVISPLIALMKDQVDSLRANGITACFINSSQTEKEQQFYMESLKDNTIKLVYIAPESLSYLDILFNQLTVSLIAIDEAHCISSWGHDFRPAYTNLGYLKNRFPSTPVLALTATADKATRTDITKQLNLNNPKTVVASFDRKNLSLEVRPALDRVKQIIDFIETKPNESGIVYCLSRKTTEELAQKLKKKGINAKAYHAGLDSKLRSKTQDDFINDDCQIVCATIAFGMGIDKSNVRWVIHYNLPKNIEGYYQEIGRAGRDGLPSETILFESYSDVIQLQKFASEGLNAEVQLAKLERMKQYADALSCRRKILLSYFGELVNENCGNCDICKNPPRFFDGTLIAQKALSAITRLQEKETLPVIVDFLKGSKNAHIYENDYQNLKTYGIGTDISWYDWNQYLIQLINLGYCEIAFHQHNKILLTPFAKKVLFEGEKVKLTTVVKKATETIEIKEKATKTKPNSLFEILRQLRYNIAKEEEVPAYVIFSDAVLRQMETLRPMSDDELIVIDGVGKAKLEKYGPDFVNAIIEFQKNKKKPLAKSKKESTTYKVTLELFQEGISIEAIAKKRKLGISTIASHLAKLYVDGHDIDLSDYVSDPEIFKIRNAQVKLEYPDTLKPYYDFLEEQISYDKIRLGLAIIEKNY
- a CDS encoding DinB family protein, coding for MMASQLLENEYSGGFKTYVQEAGNVNLIEELEISLHDFIRFVQNIPMDKFDYRYAEGKWTIKEIIQHVIDTERIFAYRALRFSRNDKTALASFEENDYVDNTNANARGLQDLLTELSAVRHSNLLFYKSLSEEQLKRVGTASNNQISVRALGFIIIGHQKHHQKVFQERYL
- a CDS encoding phosphoenolpyruvate carboxylase, yielding MYTLPKIERFNQDVLSKYHIYNSVFITLPFDSIDNTGVLLPLFTEVCETGFKKQETPKEIVDFFSGKYLNDASETDKIDLMFRFIQYIERQIVLFDAIEDAAFPTVNNMEGRGSLRDIKEKTDAKEMEEELIEFLENFNVRTVLTAHPTQFYPGPVLGIINDLTEAIRSNDLLKIKKLLAQLGKTPFIQNEKPNPYDEAVSLIWYLENVFYETSGEIVHYLQKNIFHGKSIQNPLVKLGFWPGGDRDGNPFVTTAITLKVAERLRTSILKCYYVEIRNLKRKLTFAGVDTLVSDLEFKLYRSVFYSKGEIYITLEEFKTQLNKIKEIIIEKHQSLYLDELEALLIKINLFGFYFATLDIRQNSKIHDAVFKDVVTYYLKSDSSVFPANYYDLSENEKIVVLSKVKGNLDSNVFENEITKSTIESIQAIKVIQENNGEFGANRYIISNNESALNVMETFALIRLNNWDSPTVDIIPLFESVDDLQKAHEIMEQLYTNPEYAKHLAERGNKQTIMLGFSDGTKDGGYLMANWSIYRAKESLTEISRKYGINAIFFDGRGGPPARGGGKTHKFYASLGPKIENNEIQITVQGQTISSNFGTLDSCRYNLENLLSAGVTNQVFSKAKNELTVDEKDILDQLADFGYQKYLSFKNHPKFIPYLEKMSTLKYYSKTNIGSRPSKRSKSDNLDFADLRAIPFVGSWSQLKQNVPGFFGVGSALRHFEETNQWEKVQDLYDNSLFFKTLLENSMMSLAKSFLPLTAYMRKDPEFGEFWQIIFDEFSETKRLLLKIAGHKELMENYPDGKASIQIRERIVLPLLTIQQYALLRINELNKQDQVDEELIKVYEKIVTRSLFGNTNASRNSA